GAGCCGTACGCCGACAACCCCTACCTGGAGGACTTCTACGGCGACATGCGCCGCTACTCCTTCCACTCGCAGGTGTACTTCCTGTCAAGACGCCTGGAGCAGCACCTGAACCTCGTGACGGGCGCGCGCTACGTGATCCAGGACCGCACGGTGTTCGAGGACGCCAACATCTTCGCGCGCAATCTCTACCAGGGTGGGAACATGGAGCAGCGCGACTGGGACACGTACTGGGGCCTGTACCAGGGCATCCTGCCAGCCCTGCGCGTGCCGGACCTGCTGATCCACATCGACGCCTCGCTGCCCACCCTCAAGGCCAGGATCGCCAGGCGCGGCCGCGCCTACGAGCAGGACATCCCGGACGCGTACCTGGGCGGCCTGAGCGCGCTGTACGACCGCTGGATCGCAGAGTTTGACGCGTGCCCGGTCATCCG
This region of Deinococcus metalli genomic DNA includes:
- a CDS encoding deoxynucleoside kinase, with amino-acid sequence MYLAVSGNIGSGKSTLTRMLAERYGLRPVYEPYADNPYLEDFYGDMRRYSFHSQVYFLSRRLEQHLNLVTGARYVIQDRTVFEDANIFARNLYQGGNMEQRDWDTYWGLYQGILPALRVPDLLIHIDASLPTLKARIARRGRAYEQDIPDAYLGGLSALYDRWIAEFDACPVIRVSGDELDFVADPQAFEWVCTRVQGHGFGLPLLR